The proteins below are encoded in one region of Kazachstania africana CBS 2517 chromosome 6, complete genome:
- the SCW11 gene encoding putative glucan endo-1,3-beta-D-glucosidase (similar to Saccharomyces cerevisiae SCW11 (YGL028C); ancestral locus Anc_4.89) — translation MQQNFKILSLLLLSLSFINAFPVLEKRLIVTRVHTASTTKTSTYVYSTTTETVVAPTVEFIISGTATFTTTLYPEGVDTTVQPSTTITIVRKNANGVSDASSTQNLASTQATASESATLQASIENASENIASSSSIDDTNAASSSSIGATTTAATNDNNAQTYSDVSTASSDNVAVHTNYVQSATLTNPTVAIIDTTTLANVASTTSVTTAITTISAESSSSTTTTTTAPTTTNTPTTTTSTTQDSTKTTTSTSTWTGLTSVPKTLVYSPYNNDSSCKTYDEVYADLLNIQQHGVYKLRVYGTDCDSLNTIEPVAVQLGMTINQGLWISDAGTSSIDEAVADLIAYGEANGWDIFDFITIGNEAINSGYCTVDDLISKISSVKAELQAAGYTGKVTTSEPPVSFEDYPELCTSSAIDFVGINAHPYFDVNSSAETSGSFVLGQIDLIKGVCGTDNVYVTESGYPSAGNVNGGNVPSKANQIIAVQQILDDLSLDVTILSYKNDYWKDPGTYGIEQSFGIIDIMPSA, via the coding sequence AtgcaacaaaattttaagatACTATCATTGCTGCTGCTTAGTCTGTCCTTTATCAATGCTTTCCCAGTGTTGGAAAAGAGATTAATTGTCACAAGAGTACATACCGCTAGTACTACTAAGACAAGTACATACGTTTATTCTACAACCACAGAAACTGTCGTGGCGCCTACTGTTGAGTTTATCATCAGCGGTACAGCTACTTTTACAACTACATTATATCCAGAAGGTGTTGACACTACTGTTCAACCATCTACCACAATTACTATCGTTAGAAAAAATGCTAATGGAGTGAGTGACGCTTCCAGTACCCAAAATCTAGCCTCCACTCAGGCCACCGCTTCAGAAAGCGCTACCTTACAAGCTTCTATAGAAAACGCTAGTGAAAATATTGCCTCGTCTTCTAGTATCGATGACACCAATGCTGCCTCATCTTCTAGTATCGGCGCCACCACTACCGCTGCAACAAATGATAACAATGCACAGACCTACTCAGATGTTTCCACTGCTTCCTCAGATAACGTCGCTGTGCACACTAATTACGTTCAATCTGCCACCTTAACCAATCCAACTGTTGCAATTATCGATACTACTACATTAGCGAACGTTGCTTCCACAACATCTGTGACCACTGCAATTACCACGATTTCTGCTGAATCTTCCTCAAGCACAACTACAACCACCACTGCTCCTACTACAACAAATACCCCTACAACTACTACAAGCACTACTCAAGATTCTACCAAAACAACCACTTCCACATCAACTTGGACTGGTTTAACTTCTGTTCCTAAAACTTTAGTCTATTCCCCATACAACAATGACTCTTCATGCAAGACTTACGACGAAGTATACGCAGATTTATTAAATATACAACAGCATGGTGTGTACAAATTGCGTGTATATGGGACCGATTGTGACTCCTTAAACACCATTGAACCTGTTGCCGTCCAATTAGGTATGACTATCAACCAAGGATTATGGATATCTGATGCTGGAACTTCATCTATTGACGAAGCAGTTGCCGATTTAATTGCCTATGGTGAAGCAAATGGTTGGgacatttttgattttattaccATTGGTAATGAGGCTATTAACTCTGGTTACTGTACAGTTGACGATTTAATTTCCAAGATTTCAAGCGTTAAAGCAGAATTACAAGCTGCAGGATACACCGGCAAAGTTACTACCAGTGAGCCTCCCGTTTCCTTCGAAGATTATCCAGAATTATGTACAAGTTCCgcaattgattttgttggCATTAATGCACACCCATATTTCGATGTCAATTCCTCCGCTGAAACCTCTGGTAGCTTTGTTTTAGGAcaaattgatttaattaaAGGGGTCTGTGGTACTGATAATGTCTATGTCACTGAATCTGGTTACCCATCTGCAGGTAATGTAAATGGTGGAAACGTTCCATCCAAGGcaaatcaaattattgcCGTCCAACAAATTTTAGATGATCTCAGCCTAGATGTCACAATTCTATCTTACAAAAATGATTACTGGAAAGATCCTGGTACATACGGTATCGAACAATCTTTCGGTATCATCGATATTATGCCATCAGCTTAA
- the KAFR0F03540 gene encoding alkene reductase: MPFKKDFKPVALKDTDLFKPLKVGNMQLQHRAALPPLTRYRALHPGNVPNTDLVPEYYDQRSKRPGSLLITEAAFISPQAGGYDFAPGMWSDEQVAAWKHVFKRIHDNNSYVFVQLWNLGRQTSPANMVRDGLRYDSATDDLYMSEEAKQQAEKAGIKQHGITKDEIKQYIKDYVHAAKNAIAAGADGVEIHSANGYLLNQFIDPISNNRTDEYGGSIENRARFSLEVVDALIEAIGAERVAIRLSPYGRFGGMSGSTNPIIIAQYSYILGELEKRAKAGRRIAYVHTIEPRVTDSSLPEEEGVDNEGSNAFFYSIWKGPLVRAGNFALHPDLAKEAVSSDKTIIAYGRYWIANPDIVDRLEKGLPLNAYDRNTFYTTKSEGYLDYPTYDEAIKLGWDKQ, encoded by the coding sequence ATGCCATTCAAGAAGGATTTCAAACCAGTAGCTTTAAAAGATACTGACTTATTCAAGCCTCTTAAGGTTGGTAACATGCAACTCCAACACAGAGCTGCATTACCACCATTGACCAGATACAGAGCTCTTCATCCCGGTAATGTTCCAAACACTGACTTAGTTCCAGAATACTACGATCAACGTTCGAAGAGACCAGGTTCTCTACTTATTACTGAGGCCGCTTTCATCTCTCCTCAAGCTGGTGGTTATGATTTTGCACCAGGTATGTGGTCGGATGAACAAGTCGCTGCCTGGAAGCAtgttttcaaaagaatcCATGACAATAACTCTTATGTATTCGTTCAATTATGGAACCTGGGTAGACAAACTAGTCCAGCCAACATGGTGAGAGATGGTTTGCGTTATGACTCCGCTACTGACGATCTATACATGAGTGAAGAAGCCAAGCAACAGGCCGAAAAAGCTGGCATCAAGCAACACGGCATAACCAAGGATGAAATAAAGCAATACATCAAAGACTACGTCCATGCTGCTAAGAATGCGATTGCCGCTGGTGCAGATGGTGTTGAAATCCATAGTGCAAATGGTTATCTGTTAAATCAGTTTATTGACCCAATCTCAAACAACAGAACAGATGAATATGGTGGCTCCATTGAAAACAGGGCCAGATTCTCTTTGGAAGTTGTCGATGCTTTGATTGAAGCCATTGGCGCCGAAAGAGTTGCCATCAGATTATCTCCATACGGTAGATTCGGTGGTATGTCTGGCTCTACAAACcctattattattgctCAATACTCATACATTTTAggtgaattagaaaagagAGCTAAAGCTGGCAGACGTATCGCTTACGTTCATACAATTGAACCACGTGTTACTGACTCTTCGTTACCAGAGGAAGAAGGTGTTGACAATGAAGGTAGCAATGCTTTCTTCTATTCTATATGGAAAGGTCCACTTGTTAGAGCGGGTAACTTTGCTTTACACCCTGACTTGGCTAAAGAAGCTGTCTCCTCTGATAAGACTATAATAGCCTACGGTAGATACTGGATTGCAAACCCAGATATCGTGGATCGTTTAGAAAAGGGTCTACCATTGAATGCGTATGACAGAAATACCTTCTATACCACCAAGAGCGAAGGTTACTTAGACTATCCAACCTATGACGAAGCTATTAAATTAGGTTGGGACAAGCAATGA
- the KAFR0F03530 gene encoding alkene reductase, protein MPFVKDFTPIALNDTNLFKPIKIGNIELQHRAVMPPLTRMRAHHPGHIPNKDWTAEYYDQRSQRPGTLIITEGAFISEQAGGYDNAPGIWSQEQVEEWKKIFARIHKNKSFVYVQLWNLGRQAEPAAMARDGLRYDSASDEIYMDEEKESSAKKAGIKQHGITKDEIKQYIKEYVQAAKNSIEAGADGVEIHSANSYLLNQFLDPISNKRTDEYGGSIENRARFALEVVDALVEAIGHERVGIRFSPYGTYGTMSGSAEPLIVAQYSYILGELEKRAKEGKRLSFVHLVEPRVTNPFLTEGEGADEDGTNDFAYSIWKGPIIRAGNLALHPESVKTLVADNRTLIGYGRFFIANPDVVDRLEKGLPLNKYDRNTFYAMSDKGYLDYPTYAEAIKLGWDKE, encoded by the coding sequence ATGCCTTTTGTCAAAGATTTTACTCCAATTGCCTTAAACGACACTAACTTATTCAAGCCAATCAAGATTGGTAACATCGAACTACAACACAGAGCTGTTATGCCTCCTTTAACCAGAATGAGAGCTCACCATCCAGGTCATATTCCAAACAAGGACTGGACTGCTGAATACTACGACCAGCGTTCTCAAAGACCAGGTACTTTAATCATCACCGAAGGTGCCTTCATCTCCGAACAAGCCGGTGGTTACGACAATGCTCCAGGTATCTGGTCTCAAGAACAAGTTGAAGaatggaagaagatttttGCCAGAATTCACAAGAACAAGTCCTTCGTCTACGTCCAATTATGGAACTTGGGTAGACAAGCTGAACCAGCCGCCATGGCCAGAGATGGTTTGCGTTACGATTCTGCTTCCGACGAAATTTACatggatgaagaaaaggaatcTTCCGCTAAGAAGGCTGGTATCAAGCAACACGGTATTACCAAGGATGAAATCAAGCAATACATCAAGGAATACGTTCAAGCTGCCAAGAACTCTATTGAAGCCGGTGCTGATGGTGTTGAAATTCATAGTGCAAACAGTTATTTATTAAACCAATTCTTAGACCCAATTTCCAACAAAAGAACTGACGAATATGGTGgttcaattgaaaacagGGCCAGATTCGCATTGGAAGTTGTCGACGCTTTAGTTGAAGCCATTGGTCACGAAAGAGTTGGTATCAGATTCTCCCCATATGGTACCTACGGTACCATGTCTGGTTCTGCTGAACCACTCATTGTTGCTCAATATTCTTACATCCTAggtgaattagaaaagagAGCTAAAGAGGGCAAACGTCTATCTTTCGTCCACTTGGTTGAACCTCGTGTCACTAACCCATTCTTAACCGAAGGTGAAGGTGCTGATGAAGATGGTACTAATGACTTCGCTTACTCTATCTGGAAGGGTCCAATCATCAGGGCCGGTAACCTTGCTTTACATCCAGAAAGTGTTAAGACCTTAGTTGCTGACAACAGAACTTTAATTGGTTACGGTAGATTCTTCATTGCCAACCCAGATGTCGTCGACCGTTTAGAAAAGGGTTTACCATTGAACAAATATGACAGAAATACGTTCTACGCCATGTCTGACAAGGGTTATCTAGACTACCCAACTTATGCTGAAGCCATCAAACTAGGCTGGGACAAGGAATAA